GTTTACAGTGCTTGGGATAATTTTATTCACTTGGTCTAGAACAGAGCCTAAGGGTGAGTAAATGGTTTGCTTTGATTTTCCAAGGCCCAGCTAGCTGCAGTCACCAGGGGAAATTAATGTcttatgtataaatacatatattttcttgAAGGTACCACAACAGCATGTAAAAtacactcagatacaccaaaacttattttttaacCTTGAATGCTGGATGGAATCTTTTACCAAAATTGAATTCCTATACTCCTGTTAAAATGACACAAGCtctcaaggtaaaaaaaaaaaaaatggcacaagCTCTGCAGATCTCCGGTTAGAATTTACCCCAACATTATAGCATGAAGTTTATTTGAATCTGAATGAAGCTTCTTGGACAAAACCAAAATATTGCTTGTTCCATAGTGTTATTAGGCAAGTTGATTTGTTCAGAcagatacagtatttatttatgtagacatatAATGATGTAATcttaataaaatgtactttttttctatttttaacatgTACACATAATCACACCTCCAGCGATGTTAATGGTACATCATTATCTCTTGCTTATCGATATTCTCATCTTAAATTGtattacagtgtgttacagtaccAGTAACAAATGAGTATTGGCTCCCTCACCTGGTCATTAAGTACACTTTCTCATTGTTCTTTGCAGTGCAAGTCTGAGCGTAGCAGTATGGGGTCTCCCCAGGGCTGGGCAGACAAGCAGCTGCCTATCCCAGTGCATGACGACTCCCTGGACAACAAGAACGCCAATGGCTTCGGAATCAAGTCTCTGGAGCAGCACGTGGCTAACCTCACCTTCCTGGAGAGCAAGTAGCCCAGCATCATCGCAGTTGACCTACCTGGCTTTATGGACTTGGACCCTTCACTGCAGAGCATCTCCCACCTTTCTCCACCAGGGGGTGGCATACAGCCTCACTCGCAGGTTTAGTCGCGTTCAACCTAGCCTCATTTAGTGCCGTTCACACATCCATTTATCTGTGGTACCTTTGTAGTGTTTTTCAGTCACCGCTGCTGAGCACTGAGCATCAAGCAAATACAACCAAGAAGAAAGCATGCAATCAcgggtgtttttaaaattactttctaaaaaaaataaaaaaatctgtgagcTGATGAAAGCTTTTTAATAGGCCCCAGACATGTTGCTGGTACAGAAGGACCTTTCCCCACAAATGAGAGGCACCTGGTTAATCTGGCACTCTTTCCAATTTCTGAAAATTGTTGATAATAATGATTGGAAATGGGTATGAAACCCATCTGTTGGCTTGGCtcatatacattttaataccaaaaaagaaaaatattacaatttttttttctttatcacaTTTTGGCTGGCTTAGATTGAAAGCCTAGGGCCAGTGTCTTAAATACCTCCATCACAACTGAGTTAAGAAGCACTTTTTAACCGATTTTAATGCCTGAAGAATTTTACTGCTCTTTGATCGACACATTTgactttatttcaaaaatatgtattgtgATTTCCCCTTTTCCCTGCACAAATTGTACTTGCGAGACACAAAAGTAGACCTCCGTACACCCTCTTCCTGTAAGAAGCATTCCCTTCAGAAATGTTCTTTCCAACAAAGACCTTATAGTATAAGCTGCAGTGGGACCTCTGCAATGTATTTTATGGTACTTGAAGTATTGATAAATTAATGGAAGTGATATTTTGGTACTAACATTCAAATGGACAGTGTGAAGACCTAACCATTCAGAGAATTCGAAAAGCTGACTGAATGGACCCATGAGTTGTATCTGTGGAACTGCAGATGTTAGTCTGCAGAATATAGTTTTGGACCATTAATTGTTTTGACATCTGAATGATTAATAAACCaacaaaatgctaaatatacACTATTTTTTCTTAAAGAACATATGGCTGAATGTGTCTTTTcttctgtgtgcacacaaaaCGAATGTTGTTCTGATCATGTTCTTTCTGAATTTACACACTTGGGTGTAATGAATATTGTCACACAGATGTCCCAAGATGTTCTCATGGAAAAGCGCCAAATGCcttgtgggggggaaaaaaaatgactaatgtgtgttactgtgcttaaaaataaagataGATGTTCAAAAAGCTACTTTTATCTGAGCAGGAAAACATAAATTTATTCTGCCTTGTTGGCTTGCATGGTTTAGCACATTACAGAAGGGTACAGGAAATGCAACATGAAAATGTAGGGGCGTTGTTTAttttcccaccccccctctccaataagttttattttgatgatGCGAAAAAAGGAACACAGTCACCCAagctttttaaatacattttctaacataaatataattctCGTTATCATTCATTCTCTACTCAAAATGAAAGGCCTCTGTGAAAGGGGCTCCAGGTTCCTTTAAAAATGATCATCCGTATTGGTTCTCTGatttcaaaagaacatttaaaccACACAGATGGAGACACTCCTGGCTTATGGCTGCTGTGCCACAAGAGTTTCAGTGCAGTCAAGTTCTTGGCCTTCCCTGGAAatggcagggaggagggggaagatgatatacccccacccaccctccagTGTTCACATGCTGGCCGTCATGACAACGTTCCCATTTGTCTCCAATCTCATCATCAGCAGGGCTCCTTACTCTCCCCTGTCCTTTTTAACAGCACGTCCTCGTATTCTGCTCTGGTCAAGAGGCCCTCGGTGATGCTCTTGCTCTCCTCAAATTTGGGCAGGATGACCGCAATGTAGCCCTCTGTGGAAGGCTGGCAGAGAAAATGGTACAAAGCTCATTTTACGGAGTTGCCCAATCAGAACGAAGGAGCCAAAGTGAGGAACATTATTTTCAGtcaaaattcatgaaaatacgTCAGGATTCAATGAGTAGTCAGGAAAAttgcaagcattgttgggctgaatggcctgttcttgtcattatgttaagAGTAATTAATGCATAAATCCGGataattccaaagggttcacaaaaTCTATAGACTAGGTGTCATTCAGAAATATCAAACTGATACCCTGAAACAGAAAGACAAGTTCTCAttatttgtctttgtatttCTAAAACACTTTGAAAAACTTTGGACCTCCAGTACAATACCAGTTCAGATCGTTCACATTGGAAAGTGAAGTCGAGCAGTACAAAGGACAGCACTACTTATATATAGATTCATTTTATACATGGTCACCTTTTCAAGTAAGAGATCTGGCGTCTTGAGAATGTCCTCATTGACTTCCAACAGACGGCCTCTTATGCAGCTGAGGAGAAAGATACTAAACTTTAGTTtgcagtggggggaaaaaaagcatttcatttctcttaaaaaaaaaaaaaaaaaagtgcttcttGGGTATTTTGCCCCTGAAATAGGATTACAGGAAACAAGATTCATTAGTTTCCATTCTCTAGCCAGAGGTACTTCATTAACATATAAATTTAACAAGACTCGTTTGCATTGCATATTTGGCCATAAACAAAAGATACTGGTGCAAGAGGAGTTTCTATATGTGCCCCTTGGCTCATTCACTCTGGAAGAGTCCAGACACAATGGTCTCACCTGAAAATGGTATATTCCTCTCCATCTGTGCTTGTGATTCGACACAGGGGagcaagttctgtcaggaacTGGCCACCCTGGATATAAGAACATACATTTTACTACCTTACATAAATGTCTCAGAAAGCACATAaggggaaaataattaaaaccagcAGGAACAGCAACCCCATAGTTACATCATTCAGTCCATCACCACCAGATAAGATTTCCAACAGAGTAAATGCTATACAACACTGATATACAACTGATACACAGGacatctttacattacattaaatttatttagcagacgctaaataaatacatttatcttGATATCGGGCTTGTTGTATACGTTATATATATGCACACTGTGGGTACTGGAGCCGACCACGGATGAGTTTCGGGACTTCTACAATTTGTCTAGGCAAGAAAGTTGTGAAACAGCCAGGTGgaggttccagcatctcagtcAGTATAGCCTCAGCATTTCGGTTTGTTAAGTCTTCCATGGACAGTTAAGATCGTTAAGTATTTCTGTAGTCACTGACAAATCCACACCTgcttcctgaagagtgtttctgatctgtggGACTGCTGTttaggggtttttcttcattatggagagaattcttcagtcatggACAGTAGACGCATTCTTTGGCCTACCAGtccctttgtgatttctgagctcaccagagCTCTTTCTTAATACTGTTCCAGACAGTtggttttggttagcctaaggtttggcctatgtctgtgactgagaaataataaaagaacAGCCTCGTAATGGCTTTCTTTactttcactggcacagctTCGGTTCTCTtgtcaaaaggctagaatcaaaactagatactaaaagctcccttatacctgcactaaggaaacaGTTGAACATGtctgacaaatcagaaacacctatgAAGCCACTGAtcccacaaaaaatgtgtcacagtcAAATACTCACAGActgccctgtacacacacacttaattcACTTTGTCTCATTAAAACTATATGACCCAGATGGCCCTGAATGAAACTAGGaaaggtaaatttcacacactgaccaaaAAAGCATTGCTTATCACTGTGTTATTGCACTGAACCGCTTACCATGACTAGCATTCGAAGCAGAGACTCCTGGAGCGTTCAAGACTAGCCTTGACACAGTGCTAGATGTACCCCAAACAACATTAGAAATGACCATCTCTGATGGTCTGAATAGCCTATACCCATCATTTAACTTAATTATCCCTTCTCATGGTTTTGTGGGGATGAAAATGTCATAATTTGCAATTCAATACTCTTGTTTCATGGGTTTAGTATTAGATATGGGTATAGACCCATGAATACATACTCGTTTGGATTTCCCAGACACCTTGTTCTGAAGACGGCTACATCCTGCACTGATCTGGTAATTGATACTTTgaatccttttctttttctgtaggATGGGGTGTGATTCTGCCAATGTTATCACACAGAttctgcacaaaaataaaagacaggGAATTAAATTATGCAAAATCAATGCTGTTAATCAACAATTCTGATTTCCTGTAATTCAGATAAAATAGAGAATGCCAGTTGAAAGCCTCACAATCATCTTTCAACAGTCAGCTATGTGTGGCCTTTCTTCAGTTCAGTGCTCCAAGTTAAAGTTTTGAATTACATTCAGAGTATGCCATGATGATATGGTCGGTGGATGTTTGTGGTTTGGCATCCCTTGATATCCATTAGTAATTTATGGATTGAGCAAGCCTTACAGCCTTAGATCTGTGTTATATGTCAGCCAACACAAAAGACTGCATTCCATGCATATAAACACCGAGGTCGTTCAACCATATCTACAAAACCTCGTAAATTAACATATGTCAGTAATCATGAAGCAATTAAAATTTCGCCAATGTACCTACCTGTTTGAATGTTGCAGAATACAGTGATCCTCGCATGGCTTTCCCTTGAGATCtaagtgaaaatgtcaaattcGTTTACTTGTTTAATTTGGTTAATACACAGATCGTAGTTCAAATATATAATAGCAAGTTGCCTGGTTAAGAAACCGTATGCTGTTTAATTCAAAGCGTTTAACTGAGCACCCGTATTTAAAACGAAAGGATTGCcaacgttagttagctagctaaataggTACCAAACCTGTTGTTTGTCCAATTGTACAATAAAATTGGTTCTAAAAATCTTCCAAGTCAGGAAGCTATATACCAACTGTCAAGATACCTGAAAAGGAATTGCAATCAAGCTACCGTTAGAATCAATACAATGTCACCAGCTAGCCAGAGTGGCAAAACATACCTGTTTTATACCAACGTGTGAAATATCGGTCGATTACAGAAGGAGTCCCTCTATACTCCGCACTTTCCATtgcaaaacaggaaaatacGGATAACTAGCTATCTAAATTGCCTAAGGAAATATAAGTATTGCTAGCTCGATAGCCAGACAGTTGACTGTATGGTAAATCGAAACACTAACTGAGGACACACGTTTGAAGATCCTGCGCTCTTGTGTTCAAGACGTTTCCCAGACCGGAAGGAAAAGCCTGTGACACTAAAAAATGTCCGATCTTCATATAATTCCGTGTAGGTTACTCAACAAATGTATAATCACTGAACTGTATTCATTGTGTATAATCCACAGACTGTGGTATAATCATAGGTGTATAATTCAATATAGACTAGTGATCAATATTCAATAAATTCCTTGCCATGTCTGTTATgtcataaatttaattaattaattgaacgTTATAACGTTAATTGGGATTAAACTTGCTAAGTAATTTAGGCAGATTGAGAGTATGACCAAAACATGTATGtgtaattttgaaataaattacatGTTCTTTAAATTACAGCAGCATAGGCATTCcgtcagttcattttttttttttttcactgcatgATATGTCTGCAAATCTCGATACCATTTTTACTGATCCCAATACCATTTGTATCGACTATATCCAATATTAGTACATTGAATGAGTAGGTCAATCCCATGATTTAGGAACCTGTCTACTAGGGCACAAAGTTGCGCAGTGGGTCCAAAACACCTATCAAATGCCAGTGTGACTACGGGTCGCAATGGTTACGTACGTGGTGACGTCGAGTGTTTGGGttaaaatcacacacagctgACGAATGGAAGGAAGGCTGGGTTTTAAACATAGCAACCTTCTTAAAATATGTTCCGAAATGTGAAGGTAATTAGCATGGTGACTAAACTACACACTATGGAAGTATTAAACGTACAGCACGAATGTAACTACATAGCAAGACAaaatagctaatgttagctaatgctacaaatatttcaaatgaagtgCTAGATAATTTAGCCaggaagctagctagctgattTACTAGTCCAAGTGCCTAGCTAGCTGGCTTGGAAGCTTATCAACAGAGAAGTAGATATCTTGTAATATTGTGTCGCTAATCAGCCAAATGAGAACGTTCACGAGCTGTATTCTTGAAACCAGCTTGTTTTATTGTTCGCTAGCCAGCTATTAGTTTTTAGTGAAAGCTAGTTATCGTTTGGCTATAATGCAGGTTTGGCTAGTTTTCTatactagctggctagctaactagataATGTTAATATTACCTCAGACAGCTAGCTTAGCGAGCCAGTCcttttgtttgagtttgagtAGATAGCTTGCTAACTGGCTTTGTTGGCAAACCACAATACGCCTACAACttctatttatatttataaaaatctaaatgggTGTTGGCTATCCCGATAATGTTACAAGAAGGGCATAATATTTGTGTCGTTAAACGTTAAGTTACCTGCAGTGGTAGATAGTATTGTTCATGTAGCCAGTTAATGTTAGTTACATTAGCAATTCATTTACGAGAAtattataacatttatttgcattctaATTTAAATAACGCTGTCGCTAGCTCAATCACGTTAttctatttgaaaaaataagttGCTATTGCGTGTTACACAAACCAGAATTCATGGAATTGAGTGTCAATCTAGCTACGTGTGTACTTTCctctgaaatatatataatgtcATGTAAGCATGTATTGCCCTTTAGCTATGAATGTAACCATTGCTTTGTTCAATTTCTCCAGTTGTGGCATGGAGCTCTAGAGAGTCCGAAAGGTTAATATTCGCACGAAGCCTCCTAACCGACCAGGAATCATCTTTGAGATTGGAGCCAGGGTTGAAGCTCAAGATTACCTTCAGAAATGGTACAAGAACCTTCCCTTGGAAAAATTGGGGTCCCAGTGCTTAGCTGTCTGGGTATTTATGTGTGCTAGAGTGGCCTCCTGATCCATTTCCCTGTGGTGTCTATGGGATATGCTTAGGTACCCCTCACAAATTGAGAAGTTTGACTTTGAGGAGGGGAAGTTGCCTGTTCACTTTGAGAGCTGGAACCACCGATATGATGAGTGGATTTTTTGGGACAGCAGTCGACTGCGTCCTCTAGAGGGGCCCGCATTCTGCAAAGTGGGGCTAAAAGACGAGGAGGGGATTCTGCTGGAATGTATGGGTTCATCAGGGTGAAGGATGAGGTGTGCCTATCTTTGGAGTAACTGAAATGCTTCTTGTGGGTTAAATTACCTTTAAAAAATTGAGTTAATTGAATGCTGTCCTAGCACTTTTTTGTAAACACGTGTGGTAAATGAActaattaattatgtatttttacaaacatttctgCCAGGAGAGACTGAGTGAGATGAGTGCATCTTGCCCTGTTGAGAATCCTGCAtgtacagagagcacagaggacCAAACAGAGTTACTGCAGTCAAGACAAGTAATATATCCCAGTTTCACCAGTTGGCTTGATTTGCAGCCATGTTGAAATTATTTGTCTGCTCGCACGGGTCATTAGGGAGTTGCAAAAAATCAATTCTGGTGAAAAGGTGGTGGGaggtttttctgtttgtttcacttGACAGTTGTCACTGTGAACTGGAAATTGGTAGTGCCACAtagttatgtatttattatgccATGGGTCATGTCACATTtattaacattcattttaaattttaatttttgcaaATAACAAAAGTGGTATATTCTAATGTTGAAACCCAAatactaatgtttttttttttttgttctaacaTTAAATGATTAGTTTAAAACAGACCATTCCCAAACTGTATTTTAAGTGTTTAAACCTGTGAATGCCCCAGGCACATAACATATTGTATTCCAGTTCACTGTGCTGCCTTGTTTCTCATCTCTTGATCAAGTTGTTCACTTAAACAGTGTGTGATAGTTAGCATTTGTTATTACAAAGTCCCAACTAGTTCTGTGACGGGACTATACTCAAAGGGGGTGGAGCTGTCG
This region of Anguilla rostrata isolate EN2019 chromosome 8, ASM1855537v3, whole genome shotgun sequence genomic DNA includes:
- the abitram gene encoding protein Abitram; its protein translation is MESAEYRGTPSVIDRYFTRWYKTDLKGKPCEDHCILQHSNRICVITLAESHPILQKKKRIQSINYQISAGCSRLQNKVSGKSKRGGQFLTELAPLCRITSTDGEEYTIFSCIRGRLLEVNEDILKTPDLLLEKPSTEGYIAVILPKFEESKSITEGLLTRAEYEDVLLKRTGESKEPC